From a region of the Streptomyces venezuelae genome:
- a CDS encoding rhomboid-like protein has product MNPIPWGAVYAGGVQLGAYALERTGAAERERLLRDCSTNVDNLASGRWETLLSSALVVEEPMPLPYALLLVAVLGYAEYAYGAWWTAAVFLFGHAAATLLVYGALRRTADPRTRRAVDVGTSYGFNTVLGSLTSALPRGAVRTAARVGLLALAAAPLVRRGRTFTDAGHLAALGVGIGVSLAFDCLSGAKHRKIT; this is encoded by the coding sequence ATGAATCCGATTCCGTGGGGAGCGGTGTACGCCGGCGGGGTGCAGCTCGGGGCCTACGCCCTGGAGCGCACCGGCGCGGCCGAGCGGGAGCGACTGCTCCGGGACTGCTCGACGAACGTCGACAATCTCGCCTCCGGCCGCTGGGAGACGCTGCTGAGCAGCGCTCTCGTCGTCGAGGAGCCCATGCCCCTGCCCTACGCGCTGCTGCTCGTCGCGGTCCTCGGCTACGCCGAGTACGCCTACGGAGCCTGGTGGACGGCCGCGGTGTTCCTGTTCGGGCACGCCGCGGCGACCCTCCTCGTCTACGGGGCCCTGCGCAGGACCGCCGACCCGCGCACGCGGCGCGCGGTGGACGTGGGGACGAGCTACGGGTTCAACACCGTGCTCGGCTCGCTGACCTCGGCCCTGCCGCGGGGGGCGGTCCGTACGGCCGCACGGGTGGGGCTGCTCGCGCTCGCGGCGGCGCCGCTGGTCCGGCGGGGGCGGACCTTCACGGACGCCGGGCACCTGGCCGCGCTCGGGGTGGGCATCGGGGTCTCCCTGGCCTTCGATTGCCTTTCCGGGGCAAAGCATCGGAAAATTACATGA
- a CDS encoding tyrosine-protein phosphatase: protein MTATPSTTVANLRDLGGTPLPGGRTVRPGLVLRSGQLDRLDLDADPVVAALGLRTVIDFRTDAERADHPDRIPAGARALVGDVLADKLNSAQVPAAQLKDLLSDPAVAEKHLGGGRAQALFADTYRSFVNSGSAQAAYRMLLTEAADAASGPLLFHCTAGKDRTGWGATVILALLGADDETLMAEYLSVNPAVKRAFAPMIEGFTAAGGDPDIALALIGVFPSYLQAALDEVETRYGSMEKYVREGLGVSDETVEALRARLVV from the coding sequence ATGACCGCCACCCCGTCCACCACCGTCGCCAACCTCCGCGACCTCGGCGGCACCCCGCTCCCCGGCGGCCGCACCGTCCGCCCCGGCCTGGTCCTGCGCTCCGGCCAGCTCGACCGGCTCGACCTCGACGCCGACCCGGTGGTGGCCGCGCTGGGCCTGCGTACCGTCATCGACTTCCGCACCGACGCCGAGCGCGCCGACCACCCCGACCGGATACCCGCCGGGGCCCGGGCCCTCGTCGGCGACGTCCTCGCCGACAAGCTGAACTCCGCCCAGGTGCCCGCCGCCCAGCTGAAGGACCTGCTGTCCGACCCTGCCGTGGCCGAGAAGCACCTGGGCGGCGGCCGGGCGCAGGCGCTGTTCGCCGACACCTACCGGTCCTTCGTGAACTCCGGCTCCGCTCAGGCCGCGTACCGCATGCTGCTGACCGAGGCCGCCGACGCCGCCTCGGGCCCGCTGCTGTTCCACTGCACGGCCGGCAAGGACCGGACGGGCTGGGGCGCGACGGTCATCCTGGCGCTGCTGGGCGCGGACGACGAGACGCTGATGGCCGAATACCTGTCCGTCAATCCGGCGGTGAAGCGGGCCTTCGCCCCGATGATCGAGGGCTTCACCGCGGCCGGCGGCGACCCGGACATCGCGCTCGCGCTGATCGGTGTCTTCCCCTCCTACCTGCAGGCGGCCCTGGACGAGGTGGAGACGCGGTACGGATCCATGGAGAAGTACGTGCGCGAGGGGCTCGGTGTCTCCGACGAGACGGTCGAGGCGCTGCGCGCCCGTCTGGTGGTCTGA
- a CDS encoding metal-dependent hydrolase: MSNTPLAPVPVASEHVDLRPRNVSFGWEDTPLHWLPGDPFAGHMINVLHLLLPAGERWFVHVYKQVLPYIEDEQLRADVVGFIGQEAMHASAHDDVLPHLKRLGLDPTPYTAQVDWLFEKLLGDRTLPPGRAARWWLMERVAMIAAIEHYTAFLGDWVLNADALDQRGADPTMLDLLRWHGAEEVEHRSVAFDLFMHVDGGYRRRARTWATAFSALVFLWQRGVRFFMENDPHLVDGKASFGKFFVAGQQGVLPSTGAMLKSIPKYLSRTYHPSQEGSTAQAVAYLAASPGANGGVRA, from the coding sequence ATGTCTAATACGCCGCTCGCGCCCGTCCCCGTGGCGTCGGAACACGTGGACCTGAGGCCCCGGAACGTGTCCTTCGGCTGGGAGGACACCCCGCTCCACTGGCTGCCCGGCGACCCCTTCGCCGGGCACATGATCAATGTGCTGCACCTGCTGCTTCCCGCCGGCGAGCGCTGGTTCGTACACGTCTACAAGCAGGTGCTCCCGTACATCGAGGACGAGCAACTGCGGGCGGACGTCGTCGGGTTCATCGGCCAGGAGGCCATGCACGCTTCCGCGCACGACGACGTGCTCCCGCACCTGAAGCGGCTCGGACTGGACCCGACTCCCTACACCGCGCAGGTGGACTGGCTGTTCGAGAAGCTCCTCGGCGACCGGACCCTCCCGCCGGGCCGGGCCGCCCGCTGGTGGCTGATGGAACGGGTCGCGATGATCGCGGCGATCGAGCACTACACGGCGTTCCTGGGCGACTGGGTGCTGAACGCCGACGCGCTGGACCAGCGGGGAGCCGACCCCACCATGCTGGACCTGCTGCGCTGGCACGGGGCGGAGGAGGTCGAGCACCGCTCGGTGGCCTTCGACCTCTTCATGCACGTCGACGGCGGCTACCGCCGCCGGGCCCGGACCTGGGCGACCGCCTTCTCGGCCCTGGTGTTCCTGTGGCAGCGCGGGGTGCGGTTCTTCATGGAGAACGACCCACACCTGGTCGACGGCAAGGCCTCCTTCGGGAAGTTCTTCGTGGCCGGGCAGCAGGGGGTGCTCCCCTCCACGGGGGCGATGCTGAAGTCCATCCCGAAGTACCTCTCCCGCACCTACCACCCCTCGCAGGAGGGATCGACGGCCCAGGCGGTGGCCTATCTCGCCGCCTCCCCCGGCGCGAACGGCGGGGTGCGGGCATGA
- a CDS encoding PDR/VanB family oxidoreductase, which yields MRRALAVTAALGAAWVTRRALGRRIGDSPLWPLPALETPVSGHSPRRALRALIVSRTEPAQGVLRLTLESPDLPAWTPGAHVDVTLPSGLVRQYSLCGDPADDGRYTIAIRLVEDGRGGSREAHAQLVEGAELVLRPPRNRFELVPAVSYVFVAGGIGITPILPMLRAATAAGADWTLLYGGRSLGSMPFLDELAAYGDRVTVHPEDEMGLPDLAPVAGAGPGTPVYCCGPEPLMQAVMAAAADPAAVHLERFAPADGPGPGRAFTVELRRSGRVVEVAADESTLAAVRRELPDTPYSCGQGFCGTCQHRVLEGAVDHRDELLTDQERADSMLLCVSRAKEDRLVLDL from the coding sequence ATGAGGCGCGCCCTCGCGGTCACGGCCGCCCTGGGCGCGGCCTGGGTGACCAGGCGTGCGCTGGGGCGCCGCATCGGCGACTCGCCGCTCTGGCCGCTGCCGGCCCTGGAGACACCGGTCTCGGGCCACTCCCCGCGCCGCGCGCTGCGGGCGCTGATCGTCTCCCGTACGGAGCCCGCGCAGGGCGTGCTGCGGCTGACCCTGGAATCCCCCGACCTCCCGGCGTGGACCCCGGGCGCGCACGTGGACGTCACCCTGCCCTCGGGGCTCGTCCGCCAGTACTCGCTGTGCGGCGACCCGGCGGACGACGGCCGGTACACGATCGCGATCCGGCTGGTCGAGGACGGCCGGGGCGGCTCCCGCGAGGCCCACGCGCAGCTGGTCGAGGGCGCCGAGCTGGTGCTGCGCCCGCCGCGCAACCGTTTCGAGCTGGTCCCCGCGGTCTCGTACGTCTTCGTCGCGGGCGGCATCGGCATCACGCCGATCCTGCCGATGCTGCGGGCCGCCACGGCGGCGGGCGCCGACTGGACCCTCCTCTACGGGGGCCGCTCCCTCGGCTCGATGCCCTTCCTGGACGAGCTCGCTGCCTACGGCGACCGGGTCACGGTCCACCCCGAGGACGAGATGGGCCTGCCGGACCTGGCTCCGGTCGCCGGGGCCGGGCCGGGCACACCGGTCTACTGCTGCGGTCCGGAGCCGCTGATGCAGGCCGTCATGGCGGCGGCCGCGGATCCGGCGGCGGTGCACCTGGAGCGGTTCGCCCCGGCGGACGGCCCCGGTCCGGGGCGGGCCTTCACGGTCGAACTGCGCCGTTCGGGGCGGGTCGTCGAGGTGGCGGCGGACGAGAGCACGCTGGCCGCGGTGCGCCGGGAGCTGCCGGACACCCCGTACTCCTGCGGGCAGGGATTCTGCGGGACCTGCCAACACCGGGTCCTGGAGGGCGCCGTGGACCACCGCGACGAGCTGCTCACGGACCAGGAGCGCGCGGACTCGATGCTGCTGTGCGTGTCCCGCGCGAAGGAGGACCGGCTGGTCCTGGACCTGTGA
- a CDS encoding TetR/AcrR family transcriptional regulator, with product MTTGVRRRMGVEERRQQLIGVALELFSNRSPDDVSIDEIAAAAGISRPLVYHYFPGKLSLYEAALRRAADELALRFVEPREGPLGGRLLRVMGRFFDFVDDHGPGFSALMRGGPAVGSSRTNAMIDEVRQAAYEQILTHLGIGLERPPARMELVVRSWVSLAESTALIWLDGRRIPRAELELQLVHDFAALAAVSAAYDAEMAGILVRILADEPADGPFGELVGRLAGLVPGEVTDPR from the coding sequence ATGACAACCGGGGTGCGACGCAGGATGGGTGTCGAGGAGCGGCGGCAGCAGCTGATCGGGGTTGCCCTGGAGCTGTTCAGCAACCGCTCGCCCGACGATGTGTCGATCGACGAGATCGCGGCGGCCGCGGGGATATCCCGGCCGCTCGTCTACCACTACTTTCCGGGCAAACTGAGCCTGTACGAGGCCGCGCTGCGACGGGCGGCCGACGAGCTCGCGCTGCGGTTCGTGGAGCCCCGGGAGGGGCCGCTCGGCGGGCGCCTGCTGCGGGTGATGGGCCGGTTCTTCGATTTCGTCGACGACCACGGGCCGGGCTTCTCGGCGCTGATGCGCGGCGGTCCGGCCGTCGGCAGCAGCCGGACGAACGCGATGATCGACGAGGTCCGGCAGGCGGCGTACGAGCAGATCCTCACGCACCTGGGCATCGGGCTGGAGCGTCCGCCCGCCCGCATGGAACTGGTGGTGCGGTCCTGGGTGTCGCTCGCCGAGTCCACCGCGCTGATCTGGCTGGACGGGCGCCGGATCCCGCGGGCCGAGCTCGAACTGCAGCTGGTGCACGACTTCGCGGCGCTGGCCGCCGTAAGTGCCGCGTACGACGCGGAGATGGCGGGGATCCTCGTACGGATCCTGGCCGACGAGCCCGCCGACGGGCCCTTCGGAGAGCTGGTCGGGCGGCTCGCCGGGCTGGTGCCGGGCGAGGTGACGGATCCGCGCTGA
- a CDS encoding GNAT family N-acetyltransferase — protein sequence MIIDDEILFRPAQEKDAGTLVQLYDQAARWMRKHGIDQWKPGEKDAAHFRSKMREGEVWLAGDADGRVCGAYELWWSDEEAWGVQPPVAGYVHRLMVAREVAPAGAGRRLLEHAERRIARTGRERARLDCVSTNPRLLAYYRGAGYRVVGELPNKQGKDGRTYGVILLEKRLDRLSAV from the coding sequence GTGATCATTGACGACGAGATCCTGTTCCGGCCGGCCCAGGAGAAGGACGCCGGCACGCTGGTGCAGCTGTACGACCAGGCCGCCCGGTGGATGCGCAAGCACGGGATCGATCAGTGGAAGCCCGGCGAGAAGGACGCCGCGCACTTCCGGTCGAAGATGCGCGAGGGCGAGGTGTGGCTCGCCGGCGACGCCGACGGGCGCGTGTGCGGGGCCTACGAGTTGTGGTGGTCCGACGAGGAGGCCTGGGGTGTCCAGCCGCCCGTGGCGGGCTACGTGCACCGGCTGATGGTGGCGCGCGAGGTGGCCCCCGCGGGGGCCGGGCGGCGGCTGCTCGAACACGCCGAGCGCCGGATCGCCCGGACCGGTCGGGAACGGGCGCGGCTGGACTGCGTCTCCACCAACCCCCGGCTGCTCGCGTACTACCGGGGTGCGGGCTACCGGGTGGTCGGGGAGCTCCCCAACAAACAGGGGAAGGACGGCAGGACCTACGGGGTGATCCTGCTGGAGAAGCGGCTGGACCGGCTCAGCGCCGTGTGA